In one Echinicola marina genomic region, the following are encoded:
- a CDS encoding response regulator gives MLGKKESMEHKSLKNQEIIPFEETVSILMAEDNMINQFAAKHVMKDWNVNLEIAETGTQAVELFKEKSFDIILMDMYMPEMNGFEATQIIKNEMIKKDLDIPIICLSSVVMEDDIQKAESAGVCDIMSKPFEPAKLYAMIKKHLGRVR, from the coding sequence GTGCTAGGAAAGAAAGAGTCTATGGAACATAAAAGTCTAAAAAATCAGGAAATTATTCCTTTTGAAGAAACAGTTTCCATTTTGATGGCAGAAGACAATATGATCAATCAGTTTGCTGCAAAGCATGTCATGAAAGATTGGAATGTTAATCTTGAAATAGCGGAAACTGGCACTCAAGCGGTTGAATTATTCAAGGAAAAAAGTTTTGACATCATTTTAATGGACATGTATATGCCAGAGATGAATGGATTCGAAGCAACACAAATCATTAAAAATGAAATGATTAAAAAAGACCTTGACATCCCGATTATTTGTCTCTCATCTGTCGTGATGGAAGATGATATCCAAAAGGCTGAATCTGCGGGAGTATGTGACATCATGAGTAAACCATTCGAACCTGCAAAACTTTATGCCATGATCAAAAAACACCTTGGGAGAGTACGCTAA